In Drosophila innubila isolate TH190305 chromosome 2R unlocalized genomic scaffold, UK_Dinn_1.0 1_C_2R, whole genome shotgun sequence, the following are encoded in one genomic region:
- the LOC117784244 gene encoding serine protease 1-like — MPVLARSDIEGRITNGETARPGQFPYQVGLSLTKNALVYFWCGGSLIGDRWVLTAAHCLEDINFATVYLGAFFRNLAKVTYIVPKSKFTTHFAYNSQNLNNDIALIEIPRVIFSYWISPVKLPAISTTYPSYAGDIAIASGWGLTSDSSTAISGTLQYGRLQVIDNQSCSATFGSAFVTGNIVCVDTSAGTSTCGGDSGGPLVETNEQLLIGVSSFVSSAGCQSGAPAGFVRITSYLDWVKTNTGISY, encoded by the exons ATGCCTGTACTGGCCCGCTCCGATATTGAAGGTCGCATTACCAATGGAGAGACAGCTAGACCAGGACAATTCCCCTACCAGGTGGGTCTATCACTGACTAAAAATGCTCTGGTCTATTTCTGGTGCGGTGGCTCTTTGATTGGCGATCGGTGGGTCTTGACCGCGGCTCACTGTCTGGAAGA CATTAACTTTGCGACCGTCTATCTGGGTGCATTCTTCCGTAACTTAGCTAAGGTTACCTACATAGTCCCCAAGTCCAAATTCACCACACACTTCGCATATAACAGCCAGAACCTGAACAACGACATTGCCCTTATCGAAATACCTCGCGTTATCTTCTCCTACTGGATTTCACCTGTCAAATTGCCCGCTATATCCACCACCTATCCCAGCTATGCCGGTGATATTGCAATCGCCTCAGGTTGGGGCCTCACCAGCGATTCATCCACCGCCATTTCCGGAACTCTACAGTATGGCAGACTCCAGGTGATCGACAACCAATCATGCAGCGCGACATTTGGTTCCGCGTTTGTCACCGGCAACATCGTGTGCGTTGATACCTCCGCAGGTACGTCCACCTGTGGGGGTGACTCCGGTGGCCCATTGGTTGAGACGAACGAACAACTTTTGATTGGTGTGTCCTCCTTTGTTTCCTCTGCCGGTTGCCAGTCGGGTGCTCCAGCTGGCTTTGTTCGTATTACCAGCTACTTAGATTGGGTTAAAACAAATACCGGCATCTCATACTAA
- the LOC117783578 gene encoding pyruvate dehydrogenase (acetyl-transferring) kinase, mitochondrial isoform X1 translates to MRIFPVRLSSVSTSMANLTKMLDFYSGFNPSPLSIKQFMDFGQNACEKKSYIFLRKELPVRLANIMKEIALLPDNLLHTRSVSEVSSWYVKSFEDVLEFENAEPTHDNLQKFVRDLDLIRNRHNDVVQTMAQGVIEMKENEGGQVDAPTESSIQYFLDRLYMSRISIRMLINQHTLLFGANPHSMGRHIGCLDPACDLSDVVRDAYENARFLCDQYYLTSPALEIQQHSCTTDELLPIRTVYVPSHLYHMLFELFKNSMRAVVEHHNHDNCDTLPPLKVAICRGKEDICVKISDQGGGIPRSQSDQLFKYMYSTAPQPSKSDMHTVPLAGYGYGLPISRLYARYFHGDIVLLSCEGFGTDAIIYLKALSDEANELLPIFNKTSSKFYRATVPTGDWSNQSSDMNARQLSATTPKRYNDLD, encoded by the exons ATGCGCATTTTTCCCGTTCGCCTTTCGTCCGTTTCCACATCAATGGCCAACTTGACCAAAATGTTGGACTTTTATTCGGGCTTCAATCCATCGCCGCTGTCAATAAAACAGTTTATGGATTTTG gtcAAAATGCCTGTGAGAAGAAATCGTATATATTTCTACGGAAAGAATTGCCCGTACGTCTGGCGAATATTATGAAAGAGATCGCTTTATTGCCGGATAATCTACTACATACGAGATCCGTGAGCGAGGTGAGCTCCTGGTATGTGAAGAGCTTCGAGGATGTGCTGGAATTCGAGAATGCCGAACCCACCCATGATAATCTACAAAA ATTTGTGCGCGATTTGGATCTCATTAGGAATCGACACAATGATGTTGTACAGACAATGGCCCAAGGTGTCATCGAGATGAAGGAGAACGAGGGGGGACAGGTGGATGCGCCCACCGAGAGCTCCATTCAATACTTTCTCGATCGCCTCTATATGTCACGCATCAGCATTCGTATGCTTATTAATCAGCACA CTCTGCTTTTTGGCGCGAATCCGCACTCGATGGGTCGTCACATTGGCTGTCTGGATCCGGCGTGCGATCTGTCGGATGTGGTGCGGGATGCATATGAGAATGCTCGCTTTCTCTGTGATCAATACTATCTGACGAGTCCCGCATTGGAGATACAGCAGCACAGTTGTACGACAGATGAGTTATTACCCATACGCACCGTGTACGTGCCATCGCATTTGTATCACATGCTCTTCGAGCTCTTCAAGAACTCAATGCGTGCTGTGGTGGAGCATCACAATCATGACAATTGTGACACACTGCCACCACTGAAGGTGGCCATTTGTCGCGGCAAGGAGGACATTTGTGTGAAGATCTCCGATCAAGGTGGCGGCATTCCGCGCTCCCAATCCGATCAGCTATTCAAGTACATGTACAGCACGGCTCCACAGCCATCCAAGTCCGATATGCATACGGTGCCATTGGCCGGATACGGTTATGGACTGCCCATCTCAAGGCTCTATGCCCGCTACTTCCATGGCGACATTGTGCTCCTCTCCTGCGAAGGATTTGGCACAGATGCCATCATATACTTGAAG GCTCTCTCCGATGAGGCCAACGAGCTGTTGCCGATCTTCAACAAGACGAGCTCCAAATTTTATCGGGCCACAGTTCCCACAGGCGATTGGTCGAATCAG AGCTCGGACATGAATGCACGGCAATTGAGTGCAACGACTCCAAAGCGTTATAATGACTTGGATTAA
- the LOC117785825 gene encoding ubiquitin carboxyl-terminal hydrolase 38, producing the protein MAVKQNNAETQESGNASSTNSTQTATVISSAVKLTAEDGEQQQQQQQQQQQQEAGGGGVGGEMALREISNIQLQIKSLVNIMQGINPNDRHSTLLRYQHVIYNLANMQISTTNTKDLTLFKEEIVQVANMLMLPNKKEYLMFYLSIVYQLISQSESQSNSKPPSVALAIVFQLFSPELILEAVQSLLEQNVQDECIRKTVELLCNWLRICNFCQNLNLWIMALLQGLREQEKYQLLDEIAIDNIEVLFQHMIFPALRPKVAPIVFHMLSTINQAPEIFHKIHSFVRQILLIESNSLLLLKMQQQIALMHHSMRYELTPTRVLKATRPPGFTPGLQQDSSEFLGYLLDLLHEHEIGAHNTQLGNEGAQKKALKESTTEPRNEIVDEIVAAGVIPYNSKDYELCRSTVPASGLNATPTNASKKPPSTIDKTFAGKLSTTYKCLSCDWESRNEDSFRELQLSFPDDKDVCGGANNYSVQDLIDYYCSPEKLDGDNQYFCPSCKKLCDAERRIAITQAPRNLILTLKQFKYDQKYHFRTKLMHKVFHDESVIVKVCAMDSLQETCTVHYDLYAGVVHAGYSMDSGHYFTFAADQSKNWFKFNDSLVTNSKPQEMHSLTSPNTPYILFYQMCGRSTEASENGPMHPMVPLPQIPPLKLDELPRTLRDYVKQDNRDYTEELKLQQFKRQAKRNNNVSDNGTMTRNGYEGDDEDDQTPPPTGGCGGNDLGMNFNRFVY; encoded by the exons ATGGCTGTCAAGCAGAATAATGCGGAAACGCAGGAATCTGGCAACGCcagcagcaccaacagcaCTCAAACCGCCACTGTTATCAGTTCAGCTGTTAAATTAACAGCTGAAGACGgcgaacagcagcagcagcagcaacaacaacagcagcagcaggaggcgGGGGGAGGAGGAGTTGGTGGAGAAATGGCACTGCGAGAAATTTCCAATATACAACTGCAGATCAAGAGTCTAGTGAATATTATGCAGGGCATTAATCCCAACGATAGGCACTCTACCTTGTTGCGTTATCAGCATGTGATTTACAATTTGGCCAATATGCAAATTAGCACCACAAACACTAAAGATCTCACACTGTTCAAGGAGGAAATTGTGCAAGTGGCCAACATGTTAATGTTGCCCAACAAAAAGGAATATCTCATGTTTTATCTATCGATTGTCTATCAACTGATATCACAATCGGAATCGCAATCGAATTCAAAGCCACCATCCGTTGCGCTTGCCATTGTCTTTCAATTATTCAGTCCGGAACTTATACTGGAAGCGGTACAGTCTCTGCTAGAGCAAAATGTACAGGATGAGTGCATAAGGAAGACGGTGGAATTACTATGCAACTGGTTGCGTATCTGCAATTTCTGTCAGAATCTCAATTTGTGGATTATGGCCTTGTTGCAGGGACTGCGAGAGCAGGAAAAGTATCAGCTGCTCGATGAGATTGCCATTGATAACATTGAGGTGCTCTTCCAACACATGATCTTTCCCGCCCTGCGACCCAAAGTGGCACCCATCGTATTTCACATGCTCTCGACGATCAACCAGGCGCCCGAGATATTCCACAAg ATCCACAGTTTTGTGCGTCAAATCCTGTTGATCGAGAGCAactcgctgctgttgctgaagATGCAGCAACAGATAGCATTGATGCATCACTCGATGCGTTACGAGTTGACGCCAACGCGGGTCTTGAAGGCGACACGGCCGCCGGGGTTCACGCCGGGATTGCAGCAGGATAGTTCCGAATTTCTGGGCTATTTGTTGGATCTGCTGCATGAGCATGAGATTGGAGCACACAATACGCAACTGGGCAACGAAGGAGCCCAAAAGAAAGCATTAAAGGAATCGACGACGGAGCCAAGGAATGAGATTGTCGATGAGATAGTGGCCGCTGGTGTGATACCCTACAATAGCAAGGACTATGAGCTGTGTCGATCCACTGTACCCGCCAGCGGCttaaatgccacgcccaccaatGCATCGAAGAAGCCGCCCTCGACAATCGATAAAACCTTCGCTGGCAAATTGTCGACAACCTACAAATGTCTGAGCTGCGATTGGGAGAGTCGCAATGAGGACAGTTTCCGTGAGCTGCAATTATCGTTTCCCGATGACAAGGACGTTTGCGGTGGTGCTAACAATTATTCCGTTCAGGATCTTATCGACTACTATTGCTCGCCGGAGAAACTCGATGGCGACAATCAATACTTCTGTCCCAGCTGCAAGAAACTCTGCGATGCGGAGCGTCGCATTGCCATCACCCAAGCACCACGTAATCTCATCCTCACTCTCAAGCAGTTCAAGTACGATCAGAAGTATCATTTCCGCACCAAACTCATGCACAAGGTCTTTCACGACGAGAGC GTGATCGTCAAGGTGTGTGCAATGGATTCGCTGCAGGAGACTTGCACGGTGCACTACGATCTGTACGCCGGAGTTGTGCACGCCGGATATAGTATGGATTCGGGACATTACTTTACATTTGCGGCCGATCAGTCCAAGAATTGGTTTAAATTCAATGACAGTCTGGTGACAAATTCAAAGCCACAGGAAATGCACAGTTTGACCTCACCGAATACTCCCTATATACTGTTCTATCAAATGTGCGGACGATCGACAGAAGCATCCGAAAATGGACCGATGCATCCCATGGTTCCGTTACCTCag ATTCCCCCCCTCAAGCTGGATGAACTGCCGAGGACACTTCGGGATTATGTGAAGCAGGATAATCGCGATTATACCGAGGAATTGAAGTTGCAGCAATTTAAGAGACAGGCGAagcgcaacaacaatgtgagtGATAACGGTACAATGACTCGGAATGGATACGAAGGCGATGACGAAGACGATCAGACGCCCCCGCCCACCGGGGGGTGTGGGGGGAATGATTTGGGCATGAATTTCAATCGATTTGTTTACTGA
- the LOC117784111 gene encoding serine protease 3-like, with translation MNLLIIFTLAVVATASAFTDRELVPRNRVMPVLARTGIEGRITNGETASEGQFPYQVGLYLQINAFSYGWCGGVLIDHNWVATAAHCLDGVKSATVYLGAHYRLMAKVVHSVAKSKFIIHPDWNRQTLAGDIGLIKIPYTPYCDKISPVKLPAISTTYPTYAGDIAVASGWGLTSDTSTTVSDTLQYVLLKVIENADCAAVYGSIITNGILCVDTIDGKSTCSGDSGGPLTLNSDKTLIGLVSFGAAVGCEQGLPAGFTRVTKYRGWIKDKTGL, from the exons ATGAATTTgctaataatttttactttggCCGTGGTCGCTACGGCTTCGGCTTTTACCGATAGAGAGCTGGTGCCGCGGAATCGTGTGATGCCCGTCCTGGCTCGCACTGGTATTGAGGGTCGCATCACGAATGGAGAGACCGCTAGCGAAGGTCAGTTCCCCTACCAGGTCGGTCTATACCTGCAGATTAATGCTTTTTCCTATGGCTGGTGCGGTGGCGTATTGATTGACCACAATTGGGTAGCGACCGCTGCTCACTGTCTGGATGG CGTTAAATCTGCGACCGTCTATCTGGGTGCACACTATCGTCTCATGGCTAAGGTTGTCCACAGCGTCGCCAAGTCCAAGTTCATCATTCACCCCGATTGGAACAGACAGACCCTAGCCGGCGACATTGGCCTGATTAAAATCCCCTACACTCCCTACTGCGACAAGATTTCACCTGTCAAATTGCCCGCCATATCCACCACCTATCCCACCTATGCCGGTGATATTGCAGTCGCCTCAGGTTGGGGCCTCACCAGCGATACATCCACCACCGTTTCCGACACTCTGCAGTATGTCCTGCTCAAGGTAATCGAGAACGCTGATTGTGCAGCTGTCTACGGTAGCATTATAACCAACGGAATTCTTTGCGTTGACACCATCGACGGCAAGTCCACCTGTAGCGGTGACTCCGGTGGTCCATTGACTCTAAACTCGGACAAGACCCTGATTGGTTTGGTATCATTCGGTGCGGCTGTCGGTTGCGAGCAGGGTTTACCAGCTGGCTTCACTCGTGTTACCAAATACCGTGGATGGATCAAGGATAAAACTGGCctataa
- the LOC117783578 gene encoding pyruvate dehydrogenase (acetyl-transferring) kinase, mitochondrial isoform X2, with translation MRIFPVRLSSVSTSMANLTKMLDFYSGFNPSPLSIKQFMDFGQNACEKKSYIFLRKELPVRLANIMKEIALLPDNLLHTRSVSEVSSWYVKSFEDVLEFENAEPTHDNLQKFVRDLDLIRNRHNDVVQTMAQGVIEMKENEGGQVDAPTESSIQYFLDRLYMSRISIRMLINQHTLLFGANPHSMGRHIGCLDPACDLSDVVRDAYENARFLCDQYYLTSPALEIQQHSCTTDELLPIRTVYVPSHLYHMLFELFKNSMRAVVEHHNHDNCDTLPPLKVAICRGKEDICVKISDQGGGIPRSQSDQLFKYMYSTAPQPSKSDMHTVPLAGYGYGLPISRLYARYFHGDIVLLSCEGFGTDAIIYLKALSDEANELLPIFNKTSSKFYRATVPTGDWSNQNFSNRWRYIYGFLKNL, from the exons ATGCGCATTTTTCCCGTTCGCCTTTCGTCCGTTTCCACATCAATGGCCAACTTGACCAAAATGTTGGACTTTTATTCGGGCTTCAATCCATCGCCGCTGTCAATAAAACAGTTTATGGATTTTG gtcAAAATGCCTGTGAGAAGAAATCGTATATATTTCTACGGAAAGAATTGCCCGTACGTCTGGCGAATATTATGAAAGAGATCGCTTTATTGCCGGATAATCTACTACATACGAGATCCGTGAGCGAGGTGAGCTCCTGGTATGTGAAGAGCTTCGAGGATGTGCTGGAATTCGAGAATGCCGAACCCACCCATGATAATCTACAAAA ATTTGTGCGCGATTTGGATCTCATTAGGAATCGACACAATGATGTTGTACAGACAATGGCCCAAGGTGTCATCGAGATGAAGGAGAACGAGGGGGGACAGGTGGATGCGCCCACCGAGAGCTCCATTCAATACTTTCTCGATCGCCTCTATATGTCACGCATCAGCATTCGTATGCTTATTAATCAGCACA CTCTGCTTTTTGGCGCGAATCCGCACTCGATGGGTCGTCACATTGGCTGTCTGGATCCGGCGTGCGATCTGTCGGATGTGGTGCGGGATGCATATGAGAATGCTCGCTTTCTCTGTGATCAATACTATCTGACGAGTCCCGCATTGGAGATACAGCAGCACAGTTGTACGACAGATGAGTTATTACCCATACGCACCGTGTACGTGCCATCGCATTTGTATCACATGCTCTTCGAGCTCTTCAAGAACTCAATGCGTGCTGTGGTGGAGCATCACAATCATGACAATTGTGACACACTGCCACCACTGAAGGTGGCCATTTGTCGCGGCAAGGAGGACATTTGTGTGAAGATCTCCGATCAAGGTGGCGGCATTCCGCGCTCCCAATCCGATCAGCTATTCAAGTACATGTACAGCACGGCTCCACAGCCATCCAAGTCCGATATGCATACGGTGCCATTGGCCGGATACGGTTATGGACTGCCCATCTCAAGGCTCTATGCCCGCTACTTCCATGGCGACATTGTGCTCCTCTCCTGCGAAGGATTTGGCACAGATGCCATCATATACTTGAAG GCTCTCTCCGATGAGGCCAACGAGCTGTTGCCGATCTTCAACAAGACGAGCTCCAAATTTTATCGGGCCACAGTTCCCACAGGCGATTGGTCGAATCAG AACTTTTCCAATCGTTGGCGTTATATATATGGTTTCTTAAAAAACTTATAA
- the LOC117783851 gene encoding transmembrane protein 18, whose protein sequence is MHPGQIEVNEITGYWTFILSIDWKDPWLIALILIHVLTTSTALLTRNNTNFQVFLFLVLLSVVYFSESINEYAALNWKTFSKQQYFDDNGLFISTVFSIPILLNCMLLIGTWLYNSTQMMATLKTAQLKERARRERTGNTEKPTSCPATEKSLKTE, encoded by the exons ATGCATCCAGGGCAAATTGAAGTCAATgaaattacagggtattggACATTTATATTAAGC ATTGATTGGAAGGACCCATGGCTTATAGCATTGATATTAATTCATGTGCTGACCACAAGTACAGCTTTATTAACCAGAAATAACACAAACTTTCAAGTTTTCCTCTTCCTTGTGCTGC TGTCGGTTGTGTATTTCTCGGAGAGTATTAATGAGTATGCGGCGCTGAATTGGAAAACATTCTCAAAgcaacaatattttgatgaCAACGGTTTGTTTATCTCCACCGTCTTCTCAATTCCCATTTTGCTCAACTGTATGCTGTTAATT GGAACTTGGCTGTATAATTCCACACAAATGATGGCCACGTTGAAGACAGCCCAGTTGAAGGAGAGGGCGCGTCGGGAGCGCACTGGAAATACCGAAAAGCCCACATCATGTCCGGCCACGGAAAAGTCCTTAAAAACGGAGTAA